The nucleotide window AGCAGAACAAGGAGGCTCTGCTAGCTCTGGCCTGCAGCTTCAGAACTTCTGAAGTCTCGGAGAGCTCCTTGCATTGTGACTCCAGTTTATCcaccatctcctccagcatcatcACCCTGTTCTCGGCGTGCCTCAGTTTAGTTTCTAAGGATTTGTGATCCGCCGGAAGGGATTTCTGTGCCTCGTTAAGAGCAAATTGATCCATGGTCAGGAGTTTCCAATCCTGTGAAGCTCTCGTAAGGATAAAACACTGAATCTCTGCCTCCATCTTCTCCAAGAGCAATTGGTCTACATCAGAATGTAGAGACAGCAGATCGTTGTTACATGCTATGGTATTCTGTGGTTGTACTTGGCTGAGTGCATCTAGTTCAAGTATTTTTGAATCCTGCTCACTGATGACCATGGTGGCTTCTTCCAGCTTTGACTCGAGCATCTTTATCTTCTCATTTAATTCTTCTACAGGTGAGCTGCTCCATTCTATTTCACTTTGGTTACTTGTGGAATCTTCGTCAGTTTCTTTCCTGATTGCCACAAGCTTTTGGATCTCTGCAATATATATGGAAAGAAACAGTCAATGGAAAGCACTTGACAGGGGCAGAATAAGATTTTCTTAGAACAAAAACCATGTTTTTGTAGGAAAAGCTAAATAAGGTTTCAGCAGATCATAAAGATATATAGATGAGTTATGGCCATGCAGCATATGTTAATTGGCACAACGAAATTTACAATAGTATTTCTCAGAAGAAGCAAAATAAGCATGGAAAAGATGCTAGCTGAATACAACAACGAATACTCCACTTCGAAGAAGTTACGAAGCATGTAAATTACTCATTTTCAGCTGAAAATTCTAAAGTACACAAGTATATCACAGCACAGGGAAATTCTAGCAGGTGTTTAGCAATCAACAATTGCGGTAGATAATTACAGTAGACTTCGTATTCTTGGGAAAAAACCATGACCTTTGAACTGCTTGATGGCTATGATATGCCAATCAAAATGGCAAAAGGTCAAAGCTACTGCATTTGTTTTAGAAACAAGCATGCCTTCACCTTGACCAGCTCTTATTACAGGCAAAATAATTGTTTAGACAAAAAGCAAACAAGGACCATTTGGCAGGATGCTCTTAGCTAAACTCTTCTAGTGGAGCAAACTCATTCAAACAGTGGTGTTCTACTGAATCAACCACCATCagccagtggcggatgcacgatgcgggataagggggggctaaaacaatggagatgttgatttgcatgaagatttaatgatgaaatcaagcttttgctacagtaattaggcttgaaatcaagccattagggggggctggagcccccccagccccccctttggatccgccgctgccATCAGCATTCCAGCAAATAGAGTAGCCCACATCATAAACCTAAATTAATTAATCTCATTGAGAAAATCCAGGGCATCACCTCAAACTAAAAGATCGAAGATGCCTGCATGTCCATCAAAAAGTAGTAATGAACAATTATGACACTTAGACATTAATCAAGCATACCAAACAACAATCAACTTTGTCTCTTCAAAATCATGAGACGCCATGCAACGAGCAGAATTCCAATACGTAATAGTCTCTAATAGGCAAGGTTTGAATAATTTGAAAGTTCGCAAGTTAAGATGGTAGTGAGGAATCCAAACCATACCATTCTCAAGCGCTTCTTGTGCCGACTGAAGCAACGCTACCGACTCAGCATACGGATCCAAACCTGAATGAGTCCCTCCATTCCCAAACTTGCCGACACTCGCTTCATCAAAGATATGATTGTTGGAATCGGAGTCACAGTTCCCCAATCTCCCTACTACACTCCCATTCTCCTTGTAGAAACCTCCTGTAGCATACCGCAGGTCCCCACTTGGAGGTTCGTCGTCACTTTGATGACCATCAGGGAATAGAACCTTGTGAACACCGTTGCTTGTGACGCCAGCACTAGATCGCCGCGCATGAGCAGCGTTAGAGCTTCGGAGGTTGGACTCGACGCTGGAGCGAGAATTCTCTGCTTCAGCAGGGGAGGAGGCGCCGCGCACACTAGCGCCGCGCACACGAGCAGAACGAATGCCCTTGCCGTGAGCCGCGCCGGTGGCGCGGGATCGCGCCCTGTCGCGCTCCCGGCCGAAGCCGACGGACGAGAAGTCGTGGCGCGGCGCGCTGGCGGCCGTGGACAACTTGCTGGTGCGGTCGTCGCTGTTGTCCGAATCGGCGCCGCCAGCTCCCACCGAGAAACCGGCGGTGGCAATCAGGTGGCCCAGAATCGGGTCCAACCTAgtcagcgccggcgccggcggtgggGACGCCTCCAGCGGCACGAAGCTGGACTCCACGGACGCGACCGAGCTCTCGACCTCCTCTGCAGCCGCGTCCTGCTTTCCCTTGGACTCGTCGGCGGCAGGACCGTAACGACGCTTGTGAAGCTGCGCCGCCAAGTCCTCACCCGCGCTAGCTCCAGCGCCGGTACCGGTCCCGGGGCTCGCCGGAGACCCCTCG belongs to Miscanthus floridulus cultivar M001 chromosome 4, ASM1932011v1, whole genome shotgun sequence and includes:
- the LOC136551998 gene encoding WPP domain-interacting protein 2-like gives rise to the protein MDSGANSVGESVGESPAPAPATEPEPQTRPAEPVTKGLGLRRWRRIPREQHHEGSPASPGTGTGAGASAGEDLAAQLHKRRYGPAADESKGKQDAAAEEVESSVASVESSFVPLEASPPPAPALTRLDPILGHLIATAGFSVGAGGADSDNSDDRTSKLSTAASAPRHDFSSVGFGRERDRARSRATGAAHGKGIRSARVRGASVRGASSPAEAENSRSSVESNLRSSNAAHARRSSAGVTSNGVHKVLFPDGHQSDDEPPSGDLRYATGGFYKENGSVVGRLGNCDSDSNNHIFDEASVGKFGNGGTHSGLDPYAESVALLQSAQEALENEIQKLVAIRKETDEDSTSNQSEIEWSSSPVEELNEKIKMLESKLEEATMVISEQDSKILELDALSQVQPQNTIACNNDLLSLHSDVDQLLLEKMEAEIQCFILTRASQDWKLLTMDQFALNEAQKSLPADHKSLETKLRHAENRVMMLEEMVDKLESQCKELSETSEVLKLQARASRASLFCSVQFVLLCIAIGTILVRFLPSSPDIVPT